The genomic window AGTTCCATTTCCTGCAAATAGAAGCCTCGGACACTTCCCTCACTCAATGAGGTTTGAGATAAGTCATTACTGTAACAGAAACCATAATGAGAAACAGCTAGTAGTGTACGTGAATCCAGCCACACAAGATGTAAATTGGATCCAAAAACTACTTCGGCATGAGAAGCTTCAACATTGAATTCTTTCCCCTCCAGTTCTTCCCAGGTTTCAATTGATGGAAACTCAACAATACATAAGCAACCATCTGAAAGAAATGCAGCTAACTGGTTCTTGGAGTTTTTGCAATATAAAGCCATACCCCGGACATGAGAAGAAAATTTCAGGCTAAATAAATACATAGGAGGTGGCATTAAGGATAAGGAAAGGGGGGTTACATGAATGTTAGAGCCATCAACAACTAGTGCAATAGAATTCTCTGTAACAGCTGTGACCCAGACAAAGTTGTAAACTGTGACCTGAGCACCACGTGTCCAACAAATTAACTGCAATGGCTTTGCTGGATCCCAGATGAAACTCACTTCATCTTGCTTCAGGTATCTAACTTCATGCTTCAGGTACCAGTGGTTATTACTAAAATACCATACTTTTATAGCATCATAATTTTCACATTCAACAACACCCGCAAGAAGATCAGAGCTGCAATTCCACTTCAGAGCTTTTATGTTTGCGTTAACTCCCTCATTGATGCTAAATTTGCTTCTTTCTAATCCATTTCTCTCAAAGAAAACAATTGAGGGACATTTATTTTCATCTTTTCTATCATAAACTGCAGCAATTTTAGCGCCACTGGGCATCCACTCCAAAACGGTCCCAGCAAAAGGTTTTGCCTCAGAGGAAGCAAGCAAAGCCCCAGAATCTCGTTCCCAAACCTTAAGCTTCTTAAGCAATGGATCAGAACTTAGCACATCACACATCGCAGCGAAGTATTTTCCATCTCCTCGCCAAGAGATAGGATGCTGTTCAAACAGATTCGACAGAAACTTTTCTTCACCTGAAACACAGCAAGTTTGGTCACTATTTTGAAACGTCTCTGCATAAAAATAGAACACTTATCACCAGTTAGTTAAAGAACAAGTAGTGGCATAAGCCCATCGATATTAATATAATCCTTCACCTCAAATCCGCTTATTTTCAGGATCTCCCTAAAAACCATCTAAGAAAATGGGTTAATACTTAATATCTGCTAGCAATATAAATAGCACTATACAGAACCATTATCGCACAAAATGATAATATACATATGTTTCTTCTTTAAATAAAACAAGAACACTATCTTTTGTGGGCATGAAAAACAGAGAGAAGGGTGCTTAGTCCTTACTTACGTCAATGGCTTCAGGAAGATCATCACCAAGCGGGGTTTCATACAACAAATCCCAATCACAAGTCATCACCAAAATCTGCCCAAAACCAGTGAGTATAGCAATGAGTTCCCCATCAGGACTTGGCGAAATGCACCTGACACCACCCTCCACGTTCCCAACAACTTCAATCGCATTATCTTCGACGCTGTAGAGAATCAAAAGGCCATTTGCAGTTCCCAGAATAAGCGCTTCTTTCTCCATAAGATAATCAAATGAAGTAACCGAATCATCAGGTTCCAGGTCAACAGTGCCAACACCATCCGCAGGTAAAGAACTCTTGCTCCAAGTTCCTTTTTcctgcaaaaataaaaaaagttgcaAAATGAATAAATCAGATCACGATAGAAACTGTAAATTACGGATGCTTTTGGATGGAACGTGAATGAATGATATTGAGAAGATGAATTAGGGAACTGACATGGAAGCAGGAGAGGTGAGAGGTGTAGATGATGTTgtgggaagagaagaagaagaggcggTTGCGCTCGATGTCGAAGGCGGAGAAGCGCAGGGTTTCATCGGCGTCGGAGTTTAGTTGGAGATAGAGAGGAACCTCTAAGTAGAGCTTGAGGTTCTTCATGTTTTTCAGAAAGAGTGGCNNNNNNNNNNNNNNNNNaaataattaaataaataagtaaatttatatttttatttatccgTTTAGGAGTCCTAAGATAAGAAGTGGCATGGCAGCTAGAATGAACACTCTCTCCCTTCTGAACCCTTCTCACGTCTCTCTGCGCCCCAGAGATTCTCGATTCTCTCACAGGCCCCTCAGATTCTACTCTTCTCCGAACCCTAACCGCAGAGCTTTGTTCTGCACATGCTCCACCACAAATGGCGAATCCTTTGTCCTCACAACCCCTCTCTACTACGTCAATGCCCCTCCCCATATGGGCAGCGCCTACACCACCATCGCCGCCGATGCCGTTGCTCGCTTTCAGGTCCAACTCCCTTTCTGCTCCATTTCACTCTAAAATTTGGGAATTGAAATTACCTGCTTTGAAGTGATTATTTTGTGTTAAGTGTCTGTGACTTCATCATTTGACAGCGACTATTGGGAAAGAAAGTTATATTCATTACTGGCACCGATGAACATGGAGAAAAAATTGCAGCTGCTGCAATGGCCCAGGGTTCCACCCCACTTGATCACTGCAATGTCATCTCACAAGCTTACAAGACACTGTGGAAAGATGTAACTCACTCCTTAATATTTGCTGGAATATCTACGCTTTATTTTGCTTTAATCGTTGAACATTCAGATTGGTGCTTCCTATTTTTGGTGATATTCTTTTGTTATTCCTTTTGATTGCAGTTAGATATTTCCTACGACAAATTCATTAGAACAACTGATAGTAAGCATGAAGCAATTGTGAAGGAATTTTATTCAAGAGTGCTCGCCAAAGGTGACATTTATCAAGCGGATTACGAGGGACTTTATTGTGTGAACTGCGAGGAATACAAGGTGATAGTTTGGACTTTGTATGGGCTCTTTGTTTTGAAGGGTCCGGTGACTTTATGTACAAGCAGTCTTGAAGAGTGTCTTGCTATTTGATGCAGGATGAGAAGGAATTGCTTGAGAATAATTGCTGTCCTGTTCACCTAAAGCCATGTGATTCTAGGAAAGAGGAAAACTATTTCTTTGCACTTTCAAAATACCAGAAGTCATTAGAGGAAGCTTTGAATAAAAACCCGAATTTTGTGCAACCTTCTTTCCGTTTAAACGAGGTAAGGCAATGAAGAATCCTTTTTGTCTTTGTAACTATATTTTAGTTGCCTTTGTCAATTGCACTTTTAGTCTACTGCGTGTCATGTTTGTATAAAATTTTATCTTCAGAGCTCATTTAGCTGCATTCAGTGCCAGTACTTTCAGAGTAGATTGAGAAATGGAACTTATATGTTTCTGGGATTGGCGTAGATACAGGTGAACAATCCCAATGTACCTAAGCCATTTTACGTCTCTTAAGCCTTGGGTGGTGCTTGAGTTAATGATGAGGCCTGTCCAATAATGCTCCAAGATAGCAAGAAACCTAAAACCAAAAGAAGCATCCTATTATAGTTAACATTTGATAAATTTTTATAAGAATCTTCAATACTCAGCCAATCAGACATGACTTTATATTATATCTTATATGTTTATAAGGTTGTGTGACTAAAGACAATAGAGTTTCTACTGCCACTTCAGTAATTTTGTGGTCACAAATCTGAATTTGACTTCATTTTGTTAGAAGTCAAACTAAAGCTTGAATTTGAGTTtcattttttaagtcaaatatAAATTGCAAGGTGTTAGACTCTGATTGGTTTTAGTACTTGCACTTCTACCAACTCCCTCATTCGAGCCCAAGCATATTAGAAATTATAGCTGTTTAAACTACAAACTATAGGTAATAATGGGTATCTAATGAACTTCATATTGTCTCTTTAGGTATATCTTTAAATGGAGTTTCTTGAATATTATCTTCTTTAAAAACTAATTTCTTTCTTATACATCAAGGTTCAAAGCTGGGTTAAAGGTGGCCTTAGGGACTTCTCTATTTCACGAGCATCAGTTGATTGGGGAATCCCTATTCCCAATGACAGAAGTCAAACTATATATGTATGGTTTGATGCTTTACTTGGGTAAGAACCCCCTCCCCCAAAATTTATTGCTGAATTCATGAAAAATGTTTAACAATAATTCAGAGTGCTACTATATCACTTATAATATTTATTTGATTGAATATTTAAATTGCAACCTGCCTTACTAAATTTCTACTACgtactttttattttctattggtATTTGCAGCTATATATCAGCGCTATCTGATGAGCAGGAGCAGCCTGATCTACTAAATGCTGTTTCTTCAGGTTGGCCAGCTGCATTGCACTTGATTGGTAAGGTATGCCccctattttattttccttcttttcGTTTAATATTCTACTACATATATTTTACTATCATTTAAGCAAGATATTTGTAACCATTTTCAGTGGTAATAACTTGTAAAGGTCAAATGATCCCACAATTTATTTGTAGTTTTCCTTTTTGCTGGTATTTTTTATCTaacatttttttatcttttttattttttttaatatctgTAGGATATTCTACGCTTCCATGCTGTTTACTGGCCAGCTATGCTAATGTCTGCTGGACTAAGTCTTCCTAAAATGGTTTTTGGGCATGGATTCTTGACAAAGGTAATATAGTTGAACATGCTTACTATTTCTTATGTTTCTTCTTGAAGTAATTGTTATAGCAAGTATAACTTCCTTGTATTCCACTACTTTCTTCCCAAGAGATGATAGTTGTAATAGCTGAGAAAAGTCCAGTATTATTGTTAATAATGATAGTAGtagtaataatagtaataaaatttAAGGTGCTTTGCTTCTCTCTGAGGCACCTCTTGAAAACAACCCATGGCTATTGAAAAAGATCAACAACATCAATAATAATCGTAGTTATTATTATCACTATTATTTGACTTGGGATAGTTTGATTGAATCAATTGTTTAACAAAATATGGGTTACTAAAAGCTTAGAGACCAAAGTTTTATGAATCTGGTtcttatattaaattttatttcatgcagcaatgctttttattttgaaaatgttaGGATGGCATGAAGATGGGAAAGTCACTAGGGAATACTCTTGAACCAAATGAATTAGTTCATAGATTTGGGACAGATGCAGTTAGATACTTCTTCCTCAGAGAGGTGGAATTCGGCAGTGATGGAGACTATTCAGAGGAACGCTTCATCAATATTGTGAATGCACATCTTGCCAACACAATCGGTATTTTTAGCTTTGCTTTCTTTGCTTGTAACATTCAGTCacttctatttattttttaaatttttatttaagacTTCAATGTCAAGTCTGGTATGCATTTCCTTCATTATTTTTGCAGGAAATCTTCTTAATCGTACACTGGGACTTCTAAAAAAGAACTGCCAATCAACTCTGGTGGTTGATTCTACTACTGCAGCGGAAGGAAATGAATTCAAAGACAACGTAGAGAAGCTGGTAAAGTCTTAGGAACTCTAGGTTTTTCATTATTTCTGTATTGAATTTAAAGTGAGCCATTTTTCAGCAGTTAGAGATTATGCCAATTTTTCACCAGTTAGAGATTATGCCAATTTTTCACCATTGTTTGTGAGTTCGGGGAGTTTGCTCTGAGGCAAAGGTTTACCGTTGTTTACATTTGTAGGTTGATAAAGCTCGTATGCACTATGAGAATCTTTCCCTGTCATCAGCTTGTGAAGCTGTTCTTGAGATTGGTAATGTTGGTAATTTCTATATGGATGAGCGAGCACCATGGTCTCTGTTTAAGCAAGGTGGGACTGCTTCTGAAGCAGCTGCGAAGGTAATTTACTACAACCATTTGTTGATGTATTTATATACTGTTGTAAAATTCCATTTGCTCTCAATAGAAGTTACATCATTACAATATTAAGATGTTTCACTTGCAATGAATGCTTTCTAGTCTTGGTTACAATAGTGGCATCATATGGTTCATGAACACTGTCATTTCCTCGCATTGAACTTTGTTTTCCATCTTAACGAAGTATAATAAGCTTaaccaattcattttttttttctgatgaTGTTGGTGCAGGATCTTGTAATTATATTGGAGACGGCGAGAATTATTGCAATTGCATTACTTCCTGTTACACCGAGCTTGAGTTGGAGAATATACGAACAGCTTGGCTATTCCCGGGACCAATTCGATGCAGCAACTtgggtttctttcttctttcacaCAGATGCTTCTACTACCCATCATCAGCACTTGATGGTTTCTGTTGgctaattttaatttctattttttgttgTATTATAGGGAGACACAAAGTGGGGCGGGCTTAAAGGTGGCCAAGTCATGGCTCAACCAAAACCAGTCTTTGCAAGGATTGAAAACCAAACTGAAGATGTGGACAAAGGTGTTGCAGTTGGAAAGACAATGAAAAGTAAAGGCAAGAAGATGAAACAAGCCCAGCAAGTCGCCGGGGCTTAGATATCACAACTTGGAtgcatttctctctctctctctctctcattttgaGCCTcttgtaaaaactaattttttgctAATATACGTATTCAAATATTTGGACACATGCGTATGCAAAAACAGCATAAGTTTCtaatgtatatgtatgtatataaatttttaagaGCAATGCTAGGGGGCAACAACTTTggtattttgtaaccatcaattggccatcaataatgtttttaatggtgtgagattacatccaatggtgagaaatcactcacttttcttttgatggttaagtactGGCCAAAAAACAAAAAAGTTGTTGGTCCTCTAGACTTTTCCAATTTTGAATGGTAATTTTTTGGGTTCCTTAGGCGAACAATAAATTTTAGTGCTTTAATTTCTCGTTGTGCTTCACCCCTCTGCGCTAATTTCTTTGCACGCAAGCAGAGTGGTCAGTAATGGATTTTTTTTAACTGCGTAAAAGTTTGTTTAAAATTAACTTTATTGGAAATTTCAAACACAGAACACATTGTTAGNNNNNNNNNNNNNNNNNNNNNNNNNNNNNNNNNNNNNNNNNNNNNNNNNNNNNNNNNNNNNNNNNNNNNNNNNNNNNNNNNNNNNNNNNNNNNNNNNNNNNNNNNNNNNNNNNNNNNNNNNNNNNNNNNNNNNNNNNNNNNNNNNNNNNNNNNNNNNNNNNNNNNNNNNNNNNNNNNNNNNNNNNNNNNNNNNNNNNNNNNNNNNNNNNNNNNNNNNTCCACCTATACTATGAAAATAAACCACATAAGTTTCAGCCAAAAACTCTTTATCCCTCCAAAATTAAAAGAAGCAAAAATGTATGCAACAAATGTCTATCTCTGCTAAGACCTAAGATAACAAAAATAATACGAAAAATTGGACCCAGTTCGGATCTCCAAATTTTGACTCATAATTGGCGTTagcttctaaatttatttttgttaatgacaaTTTGAGTTAGAATGTTAAGTTGTTACAGTATACAAATGAAAACGACGTCGATTTGTATGTAATGTAACTTGTTATAAATGTTATACGATgtctttgttttttcttttttctaatttGCAAAAGCTACAAAACCATGTCATTTCCATACGTGCATCGTGACAACATAACGTATTAACTCACTTGGTTAGTAAAAATCTAGGGGATCatcaactttattaaattctagCAAGTATGTAACTAGtaaaaaaaaagtgagtaatCCTATActattggataaaatctcacattattaaaaacatcattaatgactatttgatggctacaaatcataaAAGTTGCTGCCCCAGCACTCCTCCACTTGGTTATTGTCTTATTGATAAAGATGAACGGACTGAGGGAGTCACAAATTCAGTTTGGAAATCTTTATTGGATCAATTAAAATTTCATTTATTCGGAAAGAGGAATGTTAGGCACCAGcaatttttgtaatttgtagtcatcaaatagctattaatgatgattttaatagtgTAAGATTGATGTGAGATTATTTTTCTTTGCTAGTTACATACttgccaaaatttaacaaaattgttGGTACTAGACTTCCATTCGGAAAATTCCGACGCCCAGATGGTTTTTAAGTTTTTAACGTGATGTATAATAGCACGTGTTCGTTCATGTGCAGGTAGGAAGGCCCAGTCCTACTTGAATTTTACAGTGTTAGGCCCACAAGCCCCAACCACAAATCTTGAACCACCAAGCGATTCCACCCCCCACTTCACTCCTTCCGTCGGAGAAAACTGACAAGCAAATCAGGTTCCATCTCTCTCTAGTCTCTCGCGATcataggtttttttttttgtttttttcttttcaaaatatttaTACACTTATAGACGTTGTTATTCATTTTCTTTGATCTTCGCCAATTTACATGTACCGTGCTTCAATTTCCGGTTagatattttttgtttgttttttcatCTTTGCAATAATCGAAATCCAAATTATGCGATGATCTCTTCTTCTCGCTTTTTACTTCTTAGTTAGATCTATAGATCTACGTCAAATCCTGAAGTCAAAATGTTGGTTCCCTTGGAACCTCCTTCAAGCTATTTGCATTCGAGTAGTTCTCGTATAACGATCGCATAGCGGAGTGGATATCGCGTTAGACTCCGGATCTAAAGGTCGTGGGTTCGAATCCCACTGCGATCGCATTTCCTTTTTGCGTTCTTCCTCTCTGTCAGTGTAGTTTTGTTTCCTGCATGCAATGCATTCCTGAAGTGTTTGGAACTCCATCTTGTGTGTTTTTTGTGTGTGCTTCACTTAATAAGATGAATATTATGATGCGTTTGAATGATTCCTCAGATTGTGTTATCAgtaaaagggaaatcaaattcAAATGGTAGTTTTTGTtcctttaggattttaaaatctTCTTTTACATATTCAATCCTTCAGTGGAATTGAGAGTCACAGGAATTACTTTATAGAGGGGGGAGCAGGATAAATTATTAGTAACTAAAGATATGACGGTGGGATGCTCTTTTCTGTCCACTGTCTCTGCCTGTGTTTTGCTGGTGTTGCCTCTATGTATTTTCCCCATAGTTTCTTGCTTTTGTATTCATGGATTGACCAGTGATTATTTTAAGTTGAGAATCCACAACATTATGCCGCAAATGCAGGACATGAGTCTGTGACTAAGTTAAAACAAGGTTTTTGGAGTGAGGACATAGAAATGCTGAGGAATTTTTGGTGATACGGATGTTGCAATGCAAAACCTCTCTAGGCAATAATCTGGTGCAGGGACAGTGGATTCCACTGCTATAGCAGTTGCCCATACCGTCCCATTTTGACGGATGAGGTTCAAGGAAATGCAGGAAGAGCCCAAGGATTATGGCTTAGATTTTTCTAGCATTGAAAGCTGAGTAGAGAATCATCGCTGAAATGGTGGTCTAGAGATCAAAGCTTGAACGGTTGAAGAGTACAGTACACAATCCTAATTGTTGTTCTGTCTTGATAAATCCATGCTTTAATGAAATCATAGAAATCCTTGATCCCCTTTCTGATTGCTTCTCCAAAGCTATGGTCAGGCTGGTGGTTATATCCCTTTGTAGTGGATAGATTCTCCCAATTAGGGCTCTTCATCTTTTGTGTATACCTCGGAACATGTCTGATTTGCGAGACTGCAATAGATGGCAATCCGCCATATAATTTGCAGTGATGTTAGATTCAAGCTAAGTTGTCCATCGTCTAATCTGAATTATACTGTTTTAATAGAAATCTTGCCATATGTTTGATATCGTGGCAAACATAAGTTTACCACATTCAATTTTGATTTAATGGTTGTCATGTGTACGCTACTTTAATTTTAACTTTTGTATTAGCTTTGGTAAAAATACAGGAGTCAATTCTTTAAATTACTCTAATAATTACTTATTCAGTTTTGGGTAGTTTTTCCGATCCCACCAATATGTACATGGTAGAAGAAAAGGTAAAAAAGCCGGTAGAATTTTAGCAGCTTGTGATTATGCGAGCGATCTGTTTCTTCCATTAGAAGC from Arachis ipaensis cultivar K30076 chromosome B09, Araip1.1, whole genome shotgun sequence includes these protein-coding regions:
- the LOC107617719 gene encoding methionine--tRNA ligase, chloroplastic/mitochondrial encodes the protein MAARMNTLSLLNPSHVSLRPRDSRFSHRPLRFYSSPNPNRRALFCTCSTTNGESFVLTTPLYYVNAPPHMGSAYTTIAADAVARFQRLLGKKVIFITGTDEHGEKIAAAAMAQGSTPLDHCNVISQAYKTLWKDLDISYDKFIRTTDSKHEAIVKEFYSRVLAKGDIYQADYEGLYCVNCEEYKDEKELLENNCCPVHLKPCDSRKEENYFFALSKYQKSLEEALNKNPNFVQPSFRLNEVQSWVKGGLRDFSISRASVDWGIPIPNDRSQTIYVWFDALLGYISALSDEQEQPDLLNAVSSGWPAALHLIGKDILRFHAVYWPAMLMSAGLSLPKMVFGHGFLTKDGMKMGKSLGNTLEPNELVHRFGTDAVRYFFLREVEFGSDGDYSEERFINIVNAHLANTIGNLLNRTLGLLKKNCQSTLVVDSTTAAEGNEFKDNVEKLVDKARMHYENLSLSSACEAVLEIGNVGNFYMDERAPWSLFKQGGTASEAAAKDLVIILETARIIAIALLPVTPSLSWRIYEQLGYSRDQFDAATWGDTKWGGLKGGQVMAQPKPVFARIENQTEDVDKGVAVGKTMKSKGKKMKQAQQVAGA